The proteins below are encoded in one region of Tomitella fengzijianii:
- a CDS encoding SDR family NAD(P)-dependent oxidoreductase has product MNTDLIALVTGGNKGIGREIAAQLAGQGHTVIIGARSQERGDKTAAELRALGGEVTSVALDVTDSESVAAAAAAVKARHGRLDALINNAGISHQPGADFIGQLPGSADVDHVRHVFETNVFGVITVTSAFLPLLRASDAPRIVNISSSAGSLAAISDFSNTDPIALGYVPSKTALTAVTMMYARDLHAEGILVNAVCPGFVATDLNDHHGTGTPQDGARQAVAMATIAADGPTGTFTDSAGPVAW; this is encoded by the coding sequence ATGAACACCGATCTGATCGCGCTCGTCACGGGCGGGAACAAGGGCATCGGCCGCGAGATCGCTGCCCAGCTCGCCGGCCAGGGGCACACCGTCATCATCGGCGCGCGCAGCCAGGAGCGTGGGGATAAGACGGCGGCCGAGCTTCGCGCACTGGGCGGCGAGGTCACGAGCGTGGCCCTGGACGTCACCGATTCTGAATCTGTCGCGGCAGCGGCGGCGGCCGTCAAGGCCCGGCACGGCCGTCTGGATGCACTGATCAACAATGCCGGAATCAGCCATCAACCCGGTGCCGACTTCATCGGCCAACTGCCCGGATCCGCCGATGTCGATCATGTCCGACACGTGTTCGAGACCAACGTGTTCGGCGTCATCACCGTCACCAGTGCATTCCTTCCCCTCCTGCGCGCCTCCGACGCCCCCCGGATTGTGAACATCTCCAGCAGCGCCGGCTCGCTCGCAGCGATATCCGACTTCTCGAACACCGATCCGATAGCTCTCGGCTACGTGCCGTCCAAGACTGCGTTGACCGCGGTCACCATGATGTACGCACGCGATCTGCACGCCGAGGGAATCCTCGTCAACGCCGTCTGCCCCGGCTTCGTCGCCACCGACCTGAACGACCACCATGGAACCGGAACCCCGCAGGACGGAGCCCGCCAGGCAGTCGCCATGGCCACGATCGCCGCAGACGGGCCGACCGGCACCTTCACCGACTCCGCCGGGCCCGTCGCCTGGTGA
- a CDS encoding AraC family transcriptional regulator, whose protein sequence is MRSGDRLSDILDFVEVRSVVSGGSVVTSRWQVNSTIDDHLKFIAVVHGSARLQTNDVPGVADLGPGDVAVLNGRTWLRIDGGAGDGEPTEVAPPEAGAPLDGTLDGDADALIGGRVELDPIGRELVLHAMPRLLHVRAGDSAGVHLHDYIRRIFDELVGGRQGSRIAVRHYGQLLILELIRGLAHDPELPAGWLTALTDESLRPALTLIHENPGHRWRLEDLAHAAAMSRTSFAERFRRAAGVPPLTYLHDWRMLIAQRALRSTDTPVGTLAREIGYLSESAFSTAFTRHVGESPTKYRGSSRLSGLSWPDGVRRV, encoded by the coding sequence ATACGCTCCGGTGACCGGCTCTCCGACATCCTCGACTTCGTCGAGGTCAGAAGCGTCGTATCCGGCGGATCCGTCGTGACCAGCCGGTGGCAGGTGAACAGCACGATCGACGACCATCTGAAGTTCATCGCAGTCGTGCACGGGAGCGCCCGCCTGCAGACCAACGACGTGCCCGGCGTCGCCGACCTGGGGCCGGGTGATGTCGCCGTCCTCAACGGGAGAACCTGGCTCCGTATCGATGGCGGCGCTGGCGACGGTGAGCCCACTGAAGTTGCCCCGCCCGAGGCGGGTGCGCCGTTGGACGGCACCCTCGACGGTGACGCGGATGCATTGATCGGTGGCCGCGTCGAGCTCGACCCGATTGGACGCGAGCTCGTGCTCCACGCGATGCCTCGGCTCCTCCACGTGCGAGCAGGCGACTCCGCAGGGGTGCACCTCCACGACTACATCCGACGCATCTTCGACGAACTCGTCGGCGGCCGGCAGGGATCCCGGATCGCCGTCCGGCACTACGGGCAGCTCTTGATCCTCGAGCTCATCCGCGGTCTCGCCCACGATCCGGAGTTGCCCGCGGGATGGCTCACCGCCCTCACCGATGAGTCGCTACGCCCTGCTCTCACGCTGATCCACGAGAATCCCGGTCACAGGTGGCGGCTCGAGGATCTCGCTCATGCGGCCGCGATGTCGCGCACCTCCTTCGCGGAACGATTCCGACGAGCAGCAGGCGTGCCGCCGCTCACGTACCTGCACGATTGGCGGATGCTCATCGCGCAACGCGCACTACGTTCCACCGATACACCGGTGGGGACCCTCGCCCGCGAAATCGGATACCTTTCCGAGAGCGCGTTCAGCACGGCGTTCACAAGGCACGTCGGAGAATCACCGACGAAATATCGGGGCTCTTCGAGGTTGAGCGGGCTGTCGTGGCCTGATGGCGTTCGGCGTGTCTGA